A window of the Budorcas taxicolor isolate Tak-1 chromosome 10, Takin1.1, whole genome shotgun sequence genome harbors these coding sequences:
- the LOC128053949 gene encoding olfactory receptor 4F3/4F16/4F29-like yields the protein MNHSVVSEFVFLGLTNSWEIQLLLFVLSSVFYVASMSGNSLILLTVTMNPHLHSPMYFLLANLSFIDLGVSSVISPKMIYDLFRKRKVISFGGCITQVFFIHIIGGVEMVLLIAMAFDRYIAICKPLHYFTIMSRKKCILLVVAAWIIGLIHSIVQLGFVVKLPFCGPNIIDSFYCDFPRFIKLACTDTYRLEFMVAANSGFISLGSFFILIVSYIFILITVRKHSSGSSSKALSTLSTHVMVVILFFGPCIFVYIWPHPTSHLDKFLAVFDAVLTPFFNSIIYTFRNKEMKVAMRKLCSHFIIYRRIS from the coding sequence ATGAATCACTCTGTGGTGTCAGAGTTTGTGTTCCTGGGActcaccaactcctgggagaTCCAACTTCTCCTCTTTGTGCtctcttctgttttttatgtGGCAAGCATGTCGGGAAACTCCCTCATTTTGCTCACTGTTACAATGAACCCTCACTTACACTCCCCTATGTACTTTCTATTGGCCAACCTCTCCTTCATTGACCTGGGAGTTTCTTCTGTCATCTCTCCAAAGATGATTTATGACCTTTTCAGAAAACGTAAAGTCATCTCCTTTGGTGGCTGCATCACTCAGGTCTTCTTCATCCACATCATTGGTGGGGTGGAGATGGTGCTGCTCATAGCCATGGCCTTTGACAGATATATTGCCATATGTAAGCCTCTCCACTATTTCACTATTATGAGTCGAAAAAAGTGTATTTTGCTCGTGGTTGCTGCATGGATAATCGGCTTGATTCACTCTATCGTTCAACTGGGTTTTGTTGTAAAATTGCCATTCTGTGGTCCTAATATAATAGACAGCTTTTACTGTGACTTTCCTCGATTTATCAAACTTGCCTGCACAGATACCTACAGGCTGGAGTTCATGGTCGCAGCCAACAGTGGATTCATATCCCTGGGATCATTCTTCATATTGATCGTCTCCTACATTTTTATCCTCATCACTGTTCGGAAACACTCTTCAGGTAGCTCATCTAAGGCCCTCTCCACTCTGTCAACTCATGTCATGGTGGTGATTTTGTTCTTCGGTCCTTGCATCTTTGTTTACATCTGGCCTCACCCCACGTCACACCTAGACAAATTCCTTGCTGTTTTTGATGCAGTTCTCACTCCTTTTTTCAATTCAATCATCTATACATTCaggaacaaagaaatgaaagtggCAATGAGGAAACTATGCAGTCACTTTATTATTTACAGAAGAATTTCTTAA
- the LOC128054785 gene encoding olfactory receptor 4F15-like, translated as MGGANHSVVSEFVFLGLSSSWEIQLLLFLFFSVFYMASLMGNLLIVFSVSADASLHSPMYFLLANLSFLDVGVCSIAAPKMIYDLFRKRKAISFGGCLTQIFFIHAIGGTEMVLLIAMAFDRYVAICKPLHYLTIMNPRMCVLILAAAWVLGLIHSVAQLAFVIDLPFCGPNVLDSFYCDLPRLIKLACTETHRLEFMVTANSGLISMGSFFILIISYIFILVTVWKHSSGSVSKALSTLSAHVTVVVLFFGPLIFFYSWPFPSSHLDKFLAIFDAVLTPFLNPVIYTFRNKEMKAAMKKLCHQLISFRKLLYCFTLIFLILFLTLKSLIHKTLSSLSTDGWVCIN; from the exons ATGGGTGGAGCCAACCACTCCGTGGTGTCTGAGTTTGTGTTCCTGGGACTCTCCAGTTCCTGGGAGATCcagcttcttcttttcctttttttctctgtgttctaCATGGCAAGCCTGATGGGAAACCTCCTCATTGTGTTCTCTGTGAGTGCTGATGCTAGCTTGCACTCCCCCATGTATTTCCTGCTGGCCAACCTCTCCTTTCTTGATGTGGGGGTTTGCTCTATTGCTGCTCCCAAAATGATTTATGACCTTTTCAGAAAACGCAAAGCCATCTCTTTTGGGGGTTGCCTAACTCAGATATTCTTTATTCATGCCATTGGGGGCACAGAAATGGTGCTGCTCATTGCCATGGCCTTTGACAGATATGTGGCCATATGCAAGCCTCTCCACTACCTGACCATCATGAACCCACGAATGTGCGTTTTGATTTTGGCTGCTGCCTGGGTCCTTGGCCTCATCCACTCAGTGGCCCAACTGGCTTTTGTCATAGACTTGCCCTTCTGTGGTCCTAATGTACTGGACAGCTTTTATTGTGACCTGCCCCGACTCATTAAGCTTGCTTGCACAGAGACCCATAGACTAGAGTTCATGGTCACCGCCAACAGTGGACTCATCTCCATGGGCTCCTTCTTCATACTGATTATTTCCTACATCTTCATTCTGGTCACTGTTTGGAAACACTCCTCAGGTAGTGTATCCAAGGCCCTCTCCACCTTGTCAGCTCACGTCACTGTGGTGGTCTTATTCTTTGGGCCATTAATCTTCTTCTACTCCTGGCCCTTCCCTTCATCACACTTGGACAAGTTCCTTGCTATCTTTGATGCAGTTCTCactccttttctgaatccagtcaTCTACACATTCAGGAACAAGGAGATGAAAGCAGCGATGAAGAAACTCTGCCATCAGCTT ATATCTTTTAGGAAGTTGCTTTACTGTTTTAcactcatttttcttattttgtttttgacttTAAAATCATTAATTCATAAGACTTTAAGCAGCCTGTCTACTGATGGGTGGGTCTGTATTAATTAa